The genomic DNA TCCATTTTCCTCACCCATGGCCCTCAAGCCTGTGGCACACTTTCTGCTGTCTATTCCGTTGTTACATACCATATTCCGGTATAGCGGAATAAACTCACTCTGGAGTGCTTGCCATGCAACGCCGACCTTCCTTGTTCAAAGCGTGTGTTTTTCTCTTTGCGGCCACGACGGCTGCCATGGGGGTCGCTCAGGCGGCCGACAGCAAGCTGGACAGCGTGCTGCAACGGGGGAAATTGATCGTGGGCACGGGCAGTACCAATGCGCCGTGGCACTTCCAGGGAGCGGATGGCAAGTTGCAGGGCTTCGATATCGATATCGCGCGTATGGTCGCCAAGGGCCTGTTCAATGACCCGGAGAAAGTCGAGTTCGTGGTGCAGTCGTCCGATGCACGGATTCCCAACCTGTTGACCGACAAGGTCGACATGAGCTGCCAATTCATCACCGTCACCGCCAGTCGCGCCCAGCAAGTGGCGTTCACCCTGCCGTACTACCGCGAAGGCGTGGGCCTGCTGCTGCCGGCCAACAGCAAGTACAAGGAAATCGAAGACCTCAAGGCGGCGGGCGATGACGTCACCGTGGCGGTGCTGCAGAACGTCTACGCCGAAGAATTGGTGCACCAGGCGTTGCCCAAGGCCAAGGTCGACCAGTACGACAGCGTCGACCTGATGTACCAGGCGGTGAACTCCGGCCGTGCCGATGCCGCCGCCACCGACCAGTCCTCGGTCAAATACCTGATGGTGCAGAACCCTGGGCGCTACCGCAGCCCGGCCTACGCGTGGAGCCCGCAAACCTACGCCTGTGCGGTCAAGCGCGGCGACCAGGACTGGCTGAACTTCGTCAACACCACCTTGCATGAAGCCATGACCGGCGTGGAATTCCCCACCTACGCGGCGTCCTTCAAGCAGTGGTTCGGCGTCGAGCTGCCGTCGCCGGCGATCGGTTTCCCCGTTGAATTCAAATGACCCTGTGAGCCCGGGGCGCCTCTTGCGGGCGCTCCGTCGAAGGTACTGCCGACCATGAATTATCAGTTGAACTTTGCCGCCGTCTGGCGCGATTTCGACACCCTGCTGGCGGGGCTGGGGCTGGGGCTTTCCCTGGCGCTGGTGTCGATCGCCATCGGTTGCGTGATCGGCCTGGCGATGGCGTTCGCGCTGCTCAGCAAACATCGGGTCCTGCGGGTACTGGCGTCGGTGTATGTCACGGTGATCCGCAATACGCCGATTCTGGTGCTGATCCTGTTGATCTACTTCGCCTTGCCGGGCCTGGGCATCCGCCTGGACAAGTTGCCGTCGTTCGTCATCACCCTCTCGCTGTATGCCGGGGCCTACCTGACCGAGGTGTTTCGCGGTGGGTTGTTGAGCATTCACAAGGGGCAGCGGGAAGCGGGGCTGGCCATCGGCCTGGGCGAGTGGCAGGTGAAGGCCTACGTCACCGTGCCGGTGATGCTGCGCAACGTGTTGCCGGCCTTGTCGAACAACTTCATCTCGCTGTTCAAGGACACCTCCCTGGCGGCGGCGATTGCCGTGCCGGAGCTGACCTATTACGCCCGCAAGATCAACGTGGAGAGCTACCGGGTGATCGAAACCTGGCTGGTGACCACGGCCCTGTATGTCGCGGCCTGTTACCTCATTGCCATGGTGCTGCGGTATTTCGAGCAGCGCCTGGCGATCCGCCGTTAGGAGTCTGCCATGTACGAATCACCCAGTTGGTTGCATGAGTTATGGGTCGCCCGGGATACCCTGTGGGCTGGCTTCCTGACCAGTGTGCAGTGTTCGTTGTTGGCGATCGTGTTGGGCACGCTGATTGGCTTGGTCGCCGGCCTGGTGCTGACCTATGGTCGGACCTGGATGCGCGCGCCGTTTCGCTTCTACGTCGACCTGATCCGCGGCACGCCGGTGTTTGTGCTGGTGCTGGCCTGCTTCTACATGGCCCCGGCCCTGGGCTGGCAGATCGGTGCGTTCCAGGCCGGCGTGCTGGGCCTGACGCTGTTCTGCGGCTCCCACGTGGCCGAGATCGTGCGCGGGGCCTTGCAGGCATTGCCCTGTGGACAGATGGAGGCGAGCCAGGCCATAGGCCTGACGTTCTACCAGTCGCTGGGCTATGTGCTGTTGCCCCAGGCGTTGCGGCAGATCCTGCCGACCTGGGTCAATTCCTCCACCGAGATCGTCAAGGCCTCGACCCTGTTGTCGGTGATAGGCGTCGCGGAACTGCTGCTCAGCACCCAGCAGATCATTGCGCGGACCTTCATGACCCTGGAGTTTTACCTGTTCGCCGGTTTTCTCTTTTTCATCATCAATTACGCCATCGAGTTGCTCGGGCGGCACATTGAAAAGCGGGTGGCGTTGCCATGACTGACGTTTCGAATCTCCCCAATACGAACCTCTCCAACACAGAGCTCTCCAACACAGAGCCCTCCAACACCCAGCCGCTGCTGGACATTCGCGGCCTGCGCAAACAATACGGCCCATTGGAAGTGCTCAAGGGCGTGGACCTGAGCATGCAGCGCGGCAACGTGGTCACGCTGATCGGCTCCAGCGGTTCGGGCAAGACCACGCTGCTGCGTTGCGTCAACATGCTCGAAGAATTCCAGGGTGGGCGGATCGTCCTCGATGGTGAGTCCATCGGCTACGACGACATCGACGGCAAGCGTGTGCGCCACCCCGAGAAGGTCATCGCCCGGCACCGGGCCATGACCGGCATGGCCTTCCAGCAATTCAACCTGTTCCCGCATTTGACCGCATTGCAGAACGTCACCCTGGGGCCTGCTCAAAGTGAAAAAACTGCCCAAGGACGAGGCGGTGGCCCTGGCCGAGAAATGGCTGGAGCGGGTGGGCCTGTTGGAGCGGCGCGATCACTTTCCCGGCCAGTTGTCCGGCGGCCAGCAGCAGCGCGTGGCGATTGCCCGGGCGATTGCCATGAACCCCAGCCTGATGCTGTTCGACGAAGTCACCTCGGCCCTGGACCCGGAATTGGTCGGCGAGGTGCTGAACGTGATCAAGGGCCTGGCCGAAGACGGCATGACCATGCTGCTGGTGACCCACGAAATGCGCTTCGCCTTCGAGGTCTCCGACAAGATCGTGTTCATGAACCAGGGCCGTATCGAAGAGCAAGGGCCACCCAAAGAACTGTTCGAGCGGCCGCAATCACCGCGTCTGGCGGAATTTCTCAAGAACACCCGTTTTTAACCTTCAATCAACAAGGAGATACCCATGAGCATTACGCGCTACGGCACCGGCAGCACCGCAGGCGGCGGCCAGCCACGGCCATTTGCCCGCGCCGTGGAGGCCGATGGCTGGCTGCACGTGTCCGGCCAGGTACCGGCGGTGAACGGCGAGATCATTGTCGGCGGAATCGTCGAGCAGACCCACCAGACCATGAAGAACCTGGTGGCCATTCTCGAAGAGGCCGGGTACGGCCTGGAAGATGTGGTGCGCTGCGGCGTGTGGTTGGAAGACCCACGGGATTTCTGGAGTTTCAACAAGGTGTTCGGCGAATACTTCAGCCCGGAACATGCCCCGGCCAGGGCCTGCGTGCAGGCCCGCATGATGGTCGATTGCAAGGTCGAGATCGATTGCATCGCCTACAAGAAAAAGGCCTGAACCACGGGGGCCTCATCGCGGGCAAGCCTTGCTCCCACAAGGGAACGCATTCTTCTGTGGGAGCATGGCTTGCCCGCGATAGCGATCTATCAGGCGGCGCAGCAGTCTGGTTAAACTCCCGGCCAATTGAATGGGAACCGAAAACATGACCGAAGACACCATCAAACGCCGGGCCCGGGGATTGGATCGGGCGTTCGATATCCTCGATTTCCTCAAGGAAATCGGCCAGCCGCTGCGCCCGAACGACATTGCCAGCGGCATCGGCAGCCCCAAGTCCACGGTCTATGAACTGGTGGCGTCGCTGCTGGAGCGACGCATCCTCGAACCGGTGGGCAAGGACGGTCATGTCTATCTGGGCCGCCAGTTGTATTTTCTCGGGCAGGCGCACCTGCGGCATTTCGACCTGAGCCGCGAGGCTGACCAGGCCTTGCAGGAGATCGTGAGTCAGACCCGGGAAACGGCGCAGATGTGCCTGCTCAACGGGCGCAAATACACCGTCGCGCTGATGAAGGAAGGTGAGCGGCATTTCCGCATTTCATCGGACATCGGTGAAAACGCGCCGATCCCGTGGACGGCGTCCGGGCGCCTGCTGCTGGCGCATCTGAGTGACCAACAGATTGTCGACCTGATCGACCCCGACGACTTCATTTTGCCGGATGGCGAGCGCCTGCCCGTGGAGCAATTTCTCAAGGAAATCCGCCAGGCCGGCATCGATGGCTTTTTCTCCTTCGACAGCGTCGCCGACACCTTCACCCACTGCTTCGCCGCACCGGTCAAAGACCCCGGCGGCGTGGCCATCGCCACCCTGTGCATCGTCGCCCCACGGGCCGACGCCAAGAACAATTACGCCGACTACCGCCGGGTGCTGATCGAAAGCGCCAACAACCTGGCTCGTCGTATCAATGAATAGACAGCTGCGGCACTAGTGGCCGTGCGCGAGGAGTTCGAACATGTCATCTGCCATCCTTAATGCCTGCGTCGAAAAAGGCGCCGCCACCGTCGGCGCCCACTTGCTACGGGACGTCAGCCTGCCGGCGCTGGTGCTGCACCGCGCGGCCCTGGAGCACAACATCCGCTGGATGCAAGATTTCGTCACCCGCAGCGGTGCCGAACTGGCGCCCCACGGCAAGACCAGCATGACCCCCGCGCTGTTTCGCCGACAGCTGGAGGCTGGTGCCTGGGGCCTGACCCTCGCCACCGCCGTGCAAACCCGTGCCGCCTACGCCCATGGCGTGCGCCGGGTGTTGATGGCCAACCAATTGGTGGGCACGTCGAACATGGCGCTGATCGCCGATCTGCTGCCCGACCCAACGTTCGAATTCCATTGCATGGTCGATCATCCGGACAACGTCGCCGACCTGGGTGCCTACTTCGCTTCTCGCGGCGTGCGGCTCAATGTGATGATCGAGTACGGCGTCGTCGGTGGTCGGTGTGGCTGCCGGACCGAGGCCGAGGTGTTGGCCCTGGCCGAGGCGATTCGCAGTCAACCGGCGCTGGCGTTGACCGGTATCGAAGGCTACGAAGGGGTGATCCACGGCGACCACGCCATCAGCGGCATCCGCGCATTCGCGGCATCGTTGGTCCGGCTGGCGGTGCAGTTGCAGGACACCGATGCCTTTGCCATCGACAAGCCGATCATCACCGCCTCGGGGTCGGCCTGGTACGACCTGATCGCCGAATCCTTCGAAGCCCAGAATGCCCACGGGCGTTTCCTCAGCGTGCTGCGTCCCGGCAGTTACGTGGCCCATGACCATGGCATCTACAAAGAGGCCCAGTGCTGCGTACTGGAACGCCGCAGCGACCTGCACGAAGGCCTGCGCCCGGCCCTGGAAGTCTGGGCCCACGTGCAATCGCTGCCGGAGCCGGGCTTCGCGGTGATCGCCCTGGGCAAGCGCGACGTGGCCTACGACGCCGGACTGCCGGTGCCGCTCAAGCGCTACACGCCCGGGTCGGACGCGGTGGCGGGTGACGACGTCAGCGGTTGCAAGGTGACGGCGGTGATGGACCAGCATGCGTTCATGAGTGTGGCAGCGGGGGTTGAGCTGCGTGTGGGCGACATTATTTCGTTTGGGACTTCTCATCCGTGCCTGACGTTCGACAAGTGGCGGGTGGGGTGTCTGGTGGATGAGCAGTTGCGGGTGGTGGAGAGCATGGAGACTTGTTTCTAGCCTTCAGACCGAGTTGCGGCTATCGCGAGCAAGCTCGCTCCCACAAGGGATGTTTGGCAGGCACGGATTGTGTGTTCACAACGGCCCAAATGTGGGAGCGAGCTTGCTCGCGATGGCGGCCTGCCAGACACCATCGAACCACCAGGATCATCCATGAACCACCCCAAACCCCGCATCGCCCTGATCGGCGAATGCATGATCGAACTGCAACAACGCGCCGACGGCAGCCTGCTGCAAAGCTTCGGCGGCGACACCCTGAACACCGCGGTGTACCTGTCCCGCGCCTTGGGCGACAGCGGCGCGGTGGATTACGTCACCGCCCTGGGCGACGACAGTTTCAGCGATGCCATGTGTGAGCGCTGGGCCGAAGAAAACATCGGGCTGCAACGGGTCCAGCGTTTGCCTGGACGCCTGCCGGGTCTGTATTGCATCCAGACCGATGCGGCGGGCGAGCGGCGATTCCTCTACTGGCGCAACGAGGCGGCGGTGCGCGATTGTTTTACCACCCCGGCCGCCGCGCCCATCCTGGCCGCATTGCCTGATTACGATGTGCTGTATTTCAGCGGCGTTACCCTGGCGGTGCTCGGTGAGCAGGGGCGTGGCAAACTCATCGAAACCCTGATCGAAGCGCGGCGGCGCGGGGCTCAGGTGGTGTTCGACAATAACTACCGGCCAAGGCTCTGGGCCTCGGTCGAAGCGGCGCGGGCGGCGTATCGCAGCGTACTGCCTTTCGTGGAGCTGGCGCTGTTGACCGTGGAGGACGAGCAGGCCTTGTTCGGTCATGCCGACAGCGAGGCGGTGTTCGCCGCCTATGCACAACTCGGCACGCCCGAGGTGGTGCTCAAGCGCGGCGCCGAGGCCTGCCTGATTCGTTGCGACGGCAAGTCCTATGAGGTGCCTGCCCTGCGGGTCGAGCGTGTTGTCGACACCACGGCGGCGGGAGATTCCTTCAGCGCCGCTTACCTGGCGAGCCGCTTGCTGGGCGGTGGCCCGGTGGAGGCGGCCGAGGCGGGGCATCGATTGGCGAGCCGGGTGATCCAGGTGCCGGGGGCGTTGATGCCTAGATAGAGGAGATACAGAACCTGTGGGAGCGAGCTTGCTCGCGATAGCAGTGGGTCAGTCGACATGGATACTGGCTGATCCGGCGCTATCGCGAGCAAGCTCGCTCCCACAGAGGAATTCACAGGGAGATTGGGCGATCGTTAGTCGCGGTAGAACACCTGCACCAAGTGATAGCCGAACTTGCTCTTGATCGGCCCATGCACCACCCGCAAGGGCTTCTTGAAGATCACCGCGTCGATCGCACCGACCATCTGCCCCGGCCGCACTTCGCCCAGGTCGCCGCCGCGTTTGCCTGAGGGGCAGGTGGAGTATTTCTTGGCCAGCACATCGAAGGCTTCGCCCTTGGTGATGCGTTGCTTGAGCTGTTCGGCTTCTTCGGCGGTTTTCACCAGGATATGGCGGGCTTGGGCTTTCATTGCAGCGATGACCTGAACGGTGCGACGGGGCGGCGATTATGCCTCAAGTCAGCTGCCATGGTTGATCATCGTCCGAATCTTGTTGGCCAGCAGATCAAGGGTGAAGGGTTTGGCGACCATGTCCATGCCCTGGTCGAGGAACCCCTGGCGTTCGGCGGCTTTCTGCGCGTAACCGGTCATGAA from Pseudomonas beijingensis includes the following:
- a CDS encoding sugar kinase; translation: MNHPKPRIALIGECMIELQQRADGSLLQSFGGDTLNTAVYLSRALGDSGAVDYVTALGDDSFSDAMCERWAEENIGLQRVQRLPGRLPGLYCIQTDAAGERRFLYWRNEAAVRDCFTTPAAAPILAALPDYDVLYFSGVTLAVLGEQGRGKLIETLIEARRRGAQVVFDNNYRPRLWASVEAARAAYRSVLPFVELALLTVEDEQALFGHADSEAVFAAYAQLGTPEVVLKRGAEACLIRCDGKSYEVPALRVERVVDTTAAGDSFSAAYLASRLLGGGPVEAAEAGHRLASRVIQVPGALMPR
- a CDS encoding amino acid deaminase, with the translated sequence MSSAILNACVEKGAATVGAHLLRDVSLPALVLHRAALEHNIRWMQDFVTRSGAELAPHGKTSMTPALFRRQLEAGAWGLTLATAVQTRAAYAHGVRRVLMANQLVGTSNMALIADLLPDPTFEFHCMVDHPDNVADLGAYFASRGVRLNVMIEYGVVGGRCGCRTEAEVLALAEAIRSQPALALTGIEGYEGVIHGDHAISGIRAFAASLVRLAVQLQDTDAFAIDKPIITASGSAWYDLIAESFEAQNAHGRFLSVLRPGSYVAHDHGIYKEAQCCVLERRSDLHEGLRPALEVWAHVQSLPEPGFAVIALGKRDVAYDAGLPVPLKRYTPGSDAVAGDDVSGCKVTAVMDQHAFMSVAAGVELRVGDIISFGTSHPCLTFDKWRVGCLVDEQLRVVESMETCF
- a CDS encoding amino acid ABC transporter permease, which codes for MYESPSWLHELWVARDTLWAGFLTSVQCSLLAIVLGTLIGLVAGLVLTYGRTWMRAPFRFYVDLIRGTPVFVLVLACFYMAPALGWQIGAFQAGVLGLTLFCGSHVAEIVRGALQALPCGQMEASQAIGLTFYQSLGYVLLPQALRQILPTWVNSSTEIVKASTLLSVIGVAELLLSTQQIIARTFMTLEFYLFAGFLFFIINYAIELLGRHIEKRVALP
- a CDS encoding transporter substrate-binding domain-containing protein, encoding MQRRPSLFKACVFLFAATTAAMGVAQAADSKLDSVLQRGKLIVGTGSTNAPWHFQGADGKLQGFDIDIARMVAKGLFNDPEKVEFVVQSSDARIPNLLTDKVDMSCQFITVTASRAQQVAFTLPYYREGVGLLLPANSKYKEIEDLKAAGDDVTVAVLQNVYAEELVHQALPKAKVDQYDSVDLMYQAVNSGRADAAATDQSSVKYLMVQNPGRYRSPAYAWSPQTYACAVKRGDQDWLNFVNTTLHEAMTGVEFPTYAASFKQWFGVELPSPAIGFPVEFK
- a CDS encoding IclR family transcriptional regulator; amino-acid sequence: MTEDTIKRRARGLDRAFDILDFLKEIGQPLRPNDIASGIGSPKSTVYELVASLLERRILEPVGKDGHVYLGRQLYFLGQAHLRHFDLSREADQALQEIVSQTRETAQMCLLNGRKYTVALMKEGERHFRISSDIGENAPIPWTASGRLLLAHLSDQQIVDLIDPDDFILPDGERLPVEQFLKEIRQAGIDGFFSFDSVADTFTHCFAAPVKDPGGVAIATLCIVAPRADAKNNYADYRRVLIESANNLARRINE
- a CDS encoding amino acid ABC transporter permease; translation: MNYQLNFAAVWRDFDTLLAGLGLGLSLALVSIAIGCVIGLAMAFALLSKHRVLRVLASVYVTVIRNTPILVLILLIYFALPGLGIRLDKLPSFVITLSLYAGAYLTEVFRGGLLSIHKGQREAGLAIGLGEWQVKAYVTVPVMLRNVLPALSNNFISLFKDTSLAAAIAVPELTYYARKINVESYRVIETWLVTTALYVAACYLIAMVLRYFEQRLAIRR
- a CDS encoding RidA family protein; translated protein: MSITRYGTGSTAGGGQPRPFARAVEADGWLHVSGQVPAVNGEIIVGGIVEQTHQTMKNLVAILEEAGYGLEDVVRCGVWLEDPRDFWSFNKVFGEYFSPEHAPARACVQARMMVDCKVEIDCIAYKKKA
- a CDS encoding peptidylprolyl isomerase; amino-acid sequence: MKAQARHILVKTAEEAEQLKQRITKGEAFDVLAKKYSTCPSGKRGGDLGEVRPGQMVGAIDAVIFKKPLRVVHGPIKSKFGYHLVQVFYRD